From a region of the Candida albicans SC5314 chromosome 1, complete sequence genome:
- a CDS encoding uncharacterized protein (RNA polymerase II holoenzyme/mediator subunit; regulated by Mig1, Tup1; amphotericin B, caspofungin repressed; protein present in exponential and stationary growth phase yeast; Hap43-repressed; Spider biofilm repressed), with amino-acid sequence MKEFQFDPESFSKVTYNIGGISTYIYNSDKLASYVEKFNKFDHPIEAIPINVIYLIHHRGGSHKHTEAIAYNYLKQFYDKKSQDYDIPLICVTFDNPNHGQRLVNEHSNSDWAENNETHGADMMSIIEGTIQNIRLIMDYLPSYLNLDSYLSDKFKRINPGTEIKFHNILTGYSLGGHVVIRYGIDYPHDVKIIGPVVGCSDLTSLLVTRLKSITNNDKKYFYFNYDELDLTDEQKKQYPETLHKRISKQDQAIFENYPMNKIKMFASFGSEDKLVPHSLSSVWCDFYLSTNSAASIYVAEGVGHDVTDEMIDRFTTWLAKNI; translated from the coding sequence ATGAAAGAATTTCAATTCGACCCAgaatctttttcaaaagtaaCATACAACATCGGAGGCATTTCGACATATATCTACAACTCCGACAAACTAGCTTCATAcgttgaaaaattcaacaaatttgaCCATCCGATCGAAGCAATTCCAATCAACGTGATTTACTTAATTCACCATAGGGGCGGCAGTCACAAACATACAGAAGCAATTGCTTATAACtatttaaaacaattttatgACAAGAAATCCCAAGACTATGATATTCCTTTGATTTGTGTTACATTCGACAATCCTAACCATGGACAAAGATTAGTTAACGAACATAGCAACTCCGATTGGGcagaaaataatgaaaccCATGGTGCTGATATGATGTCAATTATTGAAGGGACTATCCAAAACATAAGATTGATAATGGATTATTTGCCATCTTATTTAAACTTGGACTCTTATTTAAGTGACAAATTTAAGAGAATTAACCCTGGAactgaaatcaaattccaCAATATCTTGACTGGTTACTCTTTAGGCGGCCATGTAGTTATTCGCTATGGTATAGATTACCCCCATGACGTTAAAATAATTGGACCAGTTGTTGGATGCAGTGACTTGACTTCATTATTAGTGACTAgattaaaatcaataactAACAACGATAAGAAATacttttatttcaattatgACGAATTGGATCTCACCGATGAACAGAAAAAGCAATATCCAGAAACATTACATAAAAGAATCTCGAAACAAGATCAAgcaatttttgaaaactatccaatgaataaaatcaaaatgttTGCATCCTTTGGCAGTGAGGATAAATTAGTGCCCCACAGTTTGAGTTCGGTTTGGTGTGATTTCTATTTGAGCACTAATAGTGCTGCCAGCATTTATGTTGCTGAAGGTGTTGGACATGATGTTACCGATGAAATGATTGACAGATTCACAACTTGGTTAGCTAAGAACATTTAG
- a CDS encoding phosphoinositide binding protein (Ortholog(s) have phosphatidylinositol-3,5-bisphosphate binding, ubiquitin binding activity) has translation MLQTSSSSATASLQQQLSKQYANSFSNDGSSFSSKNNQQYSEIVNYISFNQDASCITIGLKNGYKIFNCQPNFGRSFQFKNDESTGIVEMLYCTSLLATVAQGEEIGSSPRKLKIINTKTKSTICDLIFPSTILQVKLTNTRLIVVLEDQIYLYDITTMKLLHTIETSPNLSGLSAISYDDSNSYLAYPSPPKTITHDSLLASGINTNGGSNSTQNNISSVSNTPNRVGDVIIFNLTSLQPISVIEAHKSTIASMAFSNNGLYLATASDKGTIVRIFEVATGTKLYQFRRGTYPTKIYSLRFSADDKYVLATSSSLTVHIFRLGEEEALETKHKKKKIPAVATILEEETEGSQSNEQTKSIKRNSEEFEDIRDDGDDSDVDDEDGDIDDESLEVIPAKQRKLSQGSTNSYTSVNSEDVQSNSPKTEPLIDQNRLSMARIIRRSSQTLGRKAAQKMGDFLPSRFSSILEPTRNFASLKINAHSKDTKSVAVMNNVLQQDLIPQTYLASDNASAKQDFMEVSLFHIYVVTTEGMLYTYGLDPERGGDCILLNSHCILDEY, from the coding sequence ATGCTACAAACACTGTCAAGTTCAGCTACTGCTAGTTTACAGCAACAACTTTCCAAACAATATGCCAACAGTTTTAGTAATGATGGGTCATCGTTTTCAAGtaaaaacaatcaacaGTATAGCGAGATTGTCAACTATATCTCTTTCAATCAAGATGCATCATGTATTACTATTGGATTAAAGAACGGATACAAGATCTTTAATTGCCAGCCAAACTTTGGCAGgagttttcaattcaaaaatgatgaaagcACAGGAATAGTTGAGATGTTGTATTGTACTTCATTGTTGGCAACAGTGGCACAAGGTGAAGAAATTGGTTCATCTCCCagaaaattaaagattatCAACACAAAGACGAAATCAACTATCtgtgatttgattttcccACTGACAATATTGCAGGTGAAGCTTACAAATACTCGATTAATCGTGGTCCTAGAAGATCAAATTTATCTATACGATATCACCACtatgaaattattacatACTATCGAAACAAGCCCTAACCTCAGTGGGTTATCTGCTATCTCGTACGATGACTCCAACAGCTATCTCGCATACCCGTCACCACCGAAAACAATTACCCACGACTCTTTATTGGCCTCAGGTATTAACACAAATGGCGGCAGCAATTCCAcacaaaataatatttcatCTGTGAGCAATACCCCAAACAGGGTTGGCGACgttataatttttaatttaacGTCTCTACAACCAATTTCAGTTATTGAAGCACATAAATCTACTATAGCGTCGATGGCTTTCTCCAATAACGGGTTGTATTTAGCAACTGCTAGTGACAAGGGAACAATTGTTCGTATTTTTGAAGTTGCGACAGGGACCAAACTTTACCAATTCAGAAGAGGTACCTATCCCACCAAAATCTATTCGCTTCGATTTAGTGCTGATGATAAATATGTTTTGGCAACAAGCTCAAGTTTAACCGTACATATATTTAGATTAGGCGAGGAAGAGGCATTGGAAACtaaacataaaaaaaagaagatacCTGCAGTTGCAACTATACTAGAGGAAGAAACAGAAGGATCGCAGTCAAATGAACAAACCAAAAGTATAAAACGCAATTCTGAGGAATTTGAAGACATTAGAGATGATGGTGACGATTCAGATGTTGATGACGAAGATGGCGATATTGATGACGAGTCGCTTGAAGTAATACCAGCGAAACAAAGGAAACTCTCGCAAGGCTCGACAAATTCATACACCAGTGTCAACTCTGAAGATGTTCAAAGCAATTCACCAAAGACAGAACctttaattgatcaaaatcGTCTCTCCATGGCCAGAATAATCAGACGATCATCCCAGACTTTAGGTAGAAAAGCAGCACAAAAAATGGGAGATTTTCTACCATCAAGATTTTCCTCAATATTGGAACCAACAAGAAACTTTGCTTCTTTAAAAATCAATGCTCACTCGAAAGATACCAAATCAGTTGCTGTTATGAATAATGTTTTGCAACAAGATCTAATTCCACAAACATATTTAGCTAGTGATAATGCAAGCGCTAAGCAAGACTTCATGGAGGTCAGTTTGTTTCATATTTATGTGGTCACAACAGAAGGGATGCTTTATACTTATGGTCTAGATCCTGAGCGTGGTGGTGATTGTATATTACTTAATCTGCACTGTATACTTGATGAATACTGA